The Tatumella ptyseos genome segment GACATCTCTATCTGTTGTACTCTCTCTGACCCTTAACTAGTGAGGTGTACCATGCAACGTCTCTGTGCTTACCTACTCTCTGCCAAGTATCCAAAATATATAAAACGTGTGGCCTTTCGTCTTGCGCTCTGGCACGCACACACTAGACATTAGGGAGAATTAACCTCCCTTATGATCTAACAATGCTTAAAGTCGCGCGGAACACTACCAGTAATCGATCGAAAAGCAGCCGTGAACGATGCGGGTGAAGAGAATCCGAGCTGATAAGCGACTTGTTTAATCGAGACCTCCTTTGCGAGGAGGTCTAACGCCAAATAGATTCTCGCCCTTTGCTTCCAGACTCTGAAACTTATCCCCGTGTCGGCTTTAAATAAACGAGTAAAACTTCTTTCTGACAGGGCGGCAATATCCGCTAAATCGCTCATCGGTAGATTCCAGCGTTGCTCAGTAATTAAAGGCCTAATGGCTAATAACAAAGGTGCCTTTTCAGGCATTGGCAGCTCCGCGGCGAGGGGTTGAGCCTCATGAAATAAATTAATTAATAGCTCAGCCATTTTACGCTGATTCTGTTTACTGTAGTGCTGCTCGAATAGGGACGAAATAAGGATGTTGAGTAGCGGGGTCGTACTAATAACATGCACATCCTCTCTATGCACGAAGGCATCGCACTGTTCGATAAATGACCGACTGAAGTAAACCGCTCTCAGATGAGTTTGCGAAAGGATCTGATAGCTATGCTGGTGCAATGGTGGGATCCACAATGCTCTTTGTGGAGGGATCACCCAACTCTTCCCTTCAGTCTTGACTAACATCACCCCGCGAGTCGCGTAGAGAAGCTGTCCTTCTTGATGGTAATGAGGGGGATCTTCTTCGCCTTGCTGGTAATCAATCGCAGTACAAGACCAACCCACTGCTTCGCTATGTCTTGGCGCTTTATCTATAGTCGCTGGCATTTGAAAAGTGCCCTCTCCCTTTAAGATGACCTCATTGAACGCTTAACGATAACACGCTTATCTGTGCGTTAAACCACCCCTATTACTTCATCCATTGATAAGAAGATTCATTATGAACGTACATTTTATTATTCATGAGGCGTTTGAAGCGCCTGGGGCTTATGAACTCTGGGCTGAGTCACGGCACCACACCATCGGCTATTCTCGTGTCTATCTTGGTGACAAATTACCTGATACTGCCCAAGATATCGATCTGTTAATCGTGATGGGCGGGCCACAAGACCCAAATGTGACTATCGATCAGTGCCCTCACTTCAATTCAATGGCCGAACAAAGGCTTATTCGTTCAACGATTGAACAACAAAAATCCGTAATAGGAATATGTTTAGGTGCCCAATTAGTGGGCGAAGCATTGGGCGCACCTTTTAGCGCCAGCCCGCATCCAGAAATAGGTAAATTTCCCATAAATTTAACGACTCGGGGGAAAGATCATCCCTTCTTTTCTCATTTTGGTGACAGTCTAGAGGTGGGCCATTGGCATAATGATATGCCTGGTTTAACCCCTGATTCAGAGGTCATCGCCGTCAGCGATGGCTGTCCTCGACAAATTGTCGCTTATTCTGATCTCGTTTATGGATTTCAATGTCATATGGAGTTTACGCCGAAGGTTATCGAACTGCTTATCAGAGATGCTGGAGCCGACCTGCACGCAACTCAGGACCGTGCATTTATCGATTCGATTAGCACTTTACGGGCGCATCACTACGAAGAGATGAATGAAACATTATTTATTTTTCTCGATAAGCTTGCGGATCACTATCAGCTGACCCGTAGCAGATAAGCGACTCACTATTTTTCTTCAGTTCCTGTTAGTCCTTTGTTTCACTTATCCTTTCAATAACTTCAAGGATGATGTTGGCACTGCGTCAGCCCTCTGACGACAGTGCTTTTTTTGACCCCACCTTGACAGAATAGCGATCTAGGTCACATATTTTAAAGGTACACCCTTTTTTATCTTAACCAGGAGCGCACGATGAAGATGACCTCTCCTTCGCAGTTTTCTCGACGCAACTTCTGCCAATTATTACTCGCCGCTTCGGCGATGCCGCTGAGCAGTTATGCGCAGTCGCAGTCAACCTCTCCCCATGTTGCTATTCAGCCCCTTTCGCTGACCAAAGTCGTGAATGGCGTGCCGAACGACAAATTACCTTTACTCATTTATCAGCAAGCTGTCCCCGCATCAGCCTCAAACGCTGACGACTATCTGAGTCAACTCTTCGCAAAAAATGGTTGGCCAGTACAATGGCGCTACCAGATCTTTCCTTTTACCCACTACCACTCCAATACTCATGAACTGCTAGGGGTAAGCCAAGGTAGCGCGAAGGTTCAGCTAGGAGGCGAAACGGGACCAACGGTAACGGTTAAACAGGGGGATGTAATCCTAATTCCTGCGGGAGTTGGTCATAAGCAACTGTCGGCCAGCGAAGATTTCCAAGTGCTGGGGGCCTACCCTCAAGGGTTAAGTCCAGATCTTTACCATGACGACCCGAGTAAACTGGCCGAAGCTCAGCGTCATATTGCGAATATCGCTATGCCCAGTACCGATCCCGTTACCGGCAAACAAGGCGGTATTAAGACGCTGTGGAAAGCCTAATTTTTTGATTTCATTTGGAACCGATACCATTACTATGAGGAAATTATGTCTGTTAAAAAACTCACCGCGCTCGCTTCCCTGCTGCTCGCCACGACGTTAGGCAGTCATACTGCTCTGGCGGCAAGCCCCTCTTCTGAATCTAGCGTGCATAACATCGGTATCGTTGGGGCAGGAAATATGGGAGAAACCCTAGGTAAACTTTGGGCAGATGCGGGTTACCATGTGATGTTAGCTTCGCG includes the following:
- a CDS encoding glutamine amidotransferase-related protein; amino-acid sequence: MNVHFIIHEAFEAPGAYELWAESRHHTIGYSRVYLGDKLPDTAQDIDLLIVMGGPQDPNVTIDQCPHFNSMAEQRLIRSTIEQQKSVIGICLGAQLVGEALGAPFSASPHPEIGKFPINLTTRGKDHPFFSHFGDSLEVGHWHNDMPGLTPDSEVIAVSDGCPRQIVAYSDLVYGFQCHMEFTPKVIELLIRDAGADLHATQDRAFIDSISTLRAHHYEEMNETLFIFLDKLADHYQLTRSR
- a CDS encoding AraC family transcriptional regulator gives rise to the protein MPATIDKAPRHSEAVGWSCTAIDYQQGEEDPPHYHQEGQLLYATRGVMLVKTEGKSWVIPPQRALWIPPLHQHSYQILSQTHLRAVYFSRSFIEQCDAFVHREDVHVISTTPLLNILISSLFEQHYSKQNQRKMAELLINLFHEAQPLAAELPMPEKAPLLLAIRPLITEQRWNLPMSDLADIAALSERSFTRLFKADTGISFRVWKQRARIYLALDLLAKEVSIKQVAYQLGFSSPASFTAAFRSITGSVPRDFKHC
- a CDS encoding cupin domain-containing protein, giving the protein MKMTSPSQFSRRNFCQLLLAASAMPLSSYAQSQSTSPHVAIQPLSLTKVVNGVPNDKLPLLIYQQAVPASASNADDYLSQLFAKNGWPVQWRYQIFPFTHYHSNTHELLGVSQGSAKVQLGGETGPTVTVKQGDVILIPAGVGHKQLSASEDFQVLGAYPQGLSPDLYHDDPSKLAEAQRHIANIAMPSTDPVTGKQGGIKTLWKA